Part of the Panicum virgatum strain AP13 chromosome 4N, P.virgatum_v5, whole genome shotgun sequence genome is shown below.
tgatcaaatgaaaaactttatataacaaaagttgtagatcttgtttcatagaatccagaacagttgagtttgtatttttccgatttttttaCGATTTTACATCGATTTTATAAGTTCGCTGTTTAATGCGTCCCGggtgccaggacctaaatgtaatttttttttacatttaggtcctgtcgcccagcaAGGGGCGATAGaggtatagttttgaaatttttcgaaaccgccatatatttttgaaattttaattttttttaaatatataaatgaaaaaaatcctGAAGTAATTGTCGGCCTGTTAACACCACTCGGCCCAAATAATGGAAGGCCCATCCAccttgctctctctctccagcACGCAGCCACTCATCCCCGTTCCCCAAACCctccccaccgccggccgccggccgcctgcgtGGCCGGTGCCTCCGTCGCGGACCCTCCGGTGGCTTGCCCCTGCGTCGAACGCCTCCTGCAGCGCCCTGCGGCCTGCGCCTAAGGTTTGTAACTCCTGCTCCCAGCAGTTCTCTCCTCCGTGCCGTGCAGTCTGCAGGTTGGATTCTGCATTAGTAATCGATTGggattggtgtggtttttgCTTGGATTTTGGGTAGATGGAGGCAATTTTCCCGAAATATGCTTTACCCTGTGTTCAGCTCTTGATGTAGGGCTAATTGCAATGTAAGTTGCTGGATGATGCCATGTGGTCGATGATGGGAATTCGGAATCATactttaggccttgtttagttgtacgatgtaaagtttttgaaagaggatctttttacatttgaagtactaaatatagactaatcacaaaattaattacagaactcgtctgtaaatcgcgagacgaatctaatgagcctagttaatccgtcattagaggttgtttactgtagcattactgtagcaatttagcgcctaattacggcctaattaggttcattagattcgtctcgcgatttacaggcaaactgtgcaatgtattttttattttgtctagatttaagtctccatgtaggtgccggaaatttttttggaattttgaattatgcaactaaacaaggggttAGTCAACATGGCATCATACTAATAGCTGCTCACGATTCAGTATAATTTTCGAAACGGATAGTCGGGAGATTGGCTGTAGCTGACAAGATGGGAGATTTGCCGCATTTTAAGCAACTCAATGGATGTAGTAGTTTATTTCTTTGCATCAGCAATGTTCTGTTATCAATAAGAGAAGCATGTATAGTTGTTAAGTTTCATCTATGCATAGCACGTGGAGAAGTCTCCGAGCACTACTATTTAACTTCGATTATTTCATTTCACCGCCTAGTGTATAATTCACGTTTAACTTGTTTGGACATGTACTTCACGCAGTATGATACTCTTATGCTTTGTTCGATCACTTGTGTCATTTATCATCCATTGGTTTTGATCTGTCTAGCTAATATTGTTTTTGACCTCTTTGCTATCCATTTTTTGCCTGCAGAACTGTAGTGATGGAAGGCCAAGCAAAGGCTAGTCTTGGTCCAAGGGTGAAGGCTAACCTGGTTCTTGGAGCAGAATCATTTGCTATCAGCTCCGAGTCAGGTAGTCTGTCCGAGCAGCTGGCCACGATGAAGGAGAAGGGCATGGTGATTCTCAAGGAATACATCACCAAGCACAATGCTCCAAACGATGTCCCTGATGAGTCCGTTGAGGGTGAATCTGATGACGAGGGTGAAGCACTTGTCAAGAACCCCCCAAAGAAATCTAAGAAGCAGAAGTGATCATCCTGACTTCATCTGATTCATTGCTAGGCACAGCTAATGTATCTTTCTCTACGCTTTTGACAGAGAAATACCATATCATTGTTTGGCACATTTTGCTTTTGTAAGATTGGATAGTTGTCAGGCACAACTTGCAGGTGTAAAAACTTGGTGCTCATGTCATGCAACTCAGCAGCAGTTCTGCTTCTCTCTGTTGTCTTTTCATATTTTCTTGCACTGGACAATGGCGCCGGTACCCCTTCTCGTTTGTCCGTGCGCTGCATAAATGTGTAGCAACTGAAGCACGAGAATGTGTGCCAGTAGAAACTCCATACTATTCTCAACTCTGAAGTCTGAATTCTGTCACACTCATACTATGGCATCTGCATTTTCATAGAAAATATGGCACATATCAATAATGCATATGGATCGATCTTGATGGTCCCCCTTCTATATGAACTTCTATATGAAccgatgcaagatggattgacCTTGATGCGTTGATCTTGTATTGTATGACCATTGATGCAAAATTGATACCCTGTACAATTTGTATTACAGAAGTTCAGATTGTGAACTCTGCTAAATTCTAACTGAACAGGGTATGGGAGCAGCACGATTTCTGGCTTGTCTGTATAAGTCTGGACTCTGGAATGTCCCAATCATCCAGACGGAGGCTCGTTGTTTAAAGAAAGCACTGGCAATTCTTTTGTAGCGTTGTTTTCACACCGTTAAAAAATCATGAGCTGACCATGACTAGAAAAAGAAGAGTAGATAACCAAGATAACTGAGAAGTGATCATCCTGAATTGAACAGGCAAGCAGTAGTCCCTCTGCAGCTGGACTGCTGAAGATAGAACATGTTGTGCCTGCTGTTGGACTGCTGAAGACAGAAATATCAGACTATTGTTAGGCACATCCTGCTGGGCCGCTGGGGTTGTAATTGCTGCTTATACAAGTGCAGATAATGTTGCTCATGTACATTATTTTTGTAAACCTAGACACTGCAAATTATCATTCCATCTGTTCATTTGCTTGATGCGTGGCAACTTATGCACAAGAAATTGTGAACAAATTTGAGATGTTTTCGCTATCCATGCCGAGTACATGTCCATACATTGTGGCCGCTGCAAATCATCCCTGCTATATTCTGGAAGATTCACCATCGTAGTCTTCCTGTACATTTCAGAACTGCAGTATGATTGCATCATAAAGCATTTTAAAAACAGACCACTGAAACACCTATTTTGGACAAACAGACTTGTAGCCACATCAGCGAGGCAAGTATGCAACAAGCACATGGTTGGAAGGAGAGAAAACAAAAACTCAATCCACGCCGCGAATCTGTAACTATTTACTTTGTACAATTTACATAATGGAAATCAATCATGGTGAGCAACAGCTACAGATTACACAGGATCACACAGCTAAAGGCTTTAGAAGTTATATGCTAATCCTTGGCTACCACTATCCGCCAcagcaaaaaaataaaataagaaaCTTAAAATAAACATTACATATAGAGAACTAAAATTCTATTTCTAggtcttaaaaaaaaagaaacg
Proteins encoded:
- the LOC120668840 gene encoding uncharacterized protein LOC120668840, translating into MEGQAKASLGPRVKANLVLGAESFAISSESGSLSEQLATMKEKGMVILKEYITKHNAPNDVPDESVEGESDDEGEALVKNPPKKSKKQK